A part of Citrifermentans bremense genomic DNA contains:
- a CDS encoding ATP-binding cassette domain-containing protein produces the protein MEQAVKFENVVAGELLQPVSFSIPAGCKAAAITARQEENDLQARLMLALAKPLSGSVTVLGEPLERASNKALQALRRQVAVIYPSGGLISNLKVWENLVLPLEYFSVCPAGEIEERGMAALKRVGYEGDLMELPGHLSLYARRQVGIARAMLLNPRLVICNEVLTGLSGGQRSAVLALLEEFHRESPELTSLFLTADEDALRELQVDTRIVMKGSSAHG, from the coding sequence ATGGAACAGGCTGTTAAGTTCGAAAACGTGGTCGCCGGTGAGCTGCTGCAGCCGGTTTCCTTCTCGATACCGGCAGGGTGCAAGGCGGCGGCCATCACTGCACGGCAGGAGGAAAACGACCTGCAGGCGAGGTTGATGCTGGCGCTGGCAAAGCCTCTGTCGGGAAGCGTCACCGTGCTGGGTGAGCCGCTGGAGCGCGCGTCGAATAAGGCGCTGCAGGCGCTGCGCCGCCAGGTCGCCGTGATCTATCCGAGCGGCGGCCTGATCTCGAACCTCAAGGTGTGGGAGAACCTCGTGCTGCCGCTGGAATACTTTTCCGTCTGCCCGGCCGGCGAGATCGAGGAGCGGGGGATGGCGGCACTGAAGCGGGTGGGGTACGAGGGCGACCTGATGGAGCTGCCGGGGCACCTCTCCCTCTACGCCAGAAGGCAGGTGGGGATCGCCCGCGCCATGCTTTTGAACCCGCGGCTCGTGATCTGCAACGAGGTCCTGACCGGCCTGAGCGGGGGGCAAAGAAGCGCCGTCCTGGCCCTTTTGGAGGAGTTTCACCGGGAGAGCCCCGAGCTGACCTCGCTGTTTCTGACCGCGGACGAGGACGCCTTAAGGGAGCTGCAGGTAGATACGCGCATAGTGATGAAAGGGAG
- a CDS encoding ABC transporter permease gives MTGALFDKPLALIDYLYDLVQLILCACTDALAAMRQGARPVLSVYLRQVYFTGLEAFKIILVTALLIGTVVITQIVSIAGSGSETLTGKVIVWIVVRELAPLLTAIIVVARSGTAIAAELAQMKVAGEIDYLESLGIPAPVYLVMPRILGVASAVLVLAIYFEFAAVLGGFLVASLGWHVPWEQYSQGVFSVLTITELAVSLVKSALFGLFIGAICCRQGLKVGRSVTQIPQAATRAVMQSLFLLFIIDGVVSLFFLL, from the coding sequence ATGACAGGGGCGCTTTTCGACAAGCCGCTCGCCCTGATCGACTACCTCTACGACCTGGTCCAGCTGATCCTCTGCGCCTGCACCGATGCGCTCGCGGCGATGCGGCAGGGGGCTCGGCCGGTATTGAGCGTCTACCTGCGCCAGGTCTATTTCACCGGGCTGGAGGCCTTCAAGATCATCCTGGTCACCGCGCTTTTGATCGGCACCGTGGTCATCACCCAGATCGTCAGCATCGCCGGGTCAGGGAGCGAGACCCTCACCGGGAAGGTGATCGTCTGGATCGTGGTGCGGGAACTGGCGCCCCTTCTGACCGCGATCATCGTGGTCGCCAGAAGCGGCACCGCCATCGCCGCCGAACTGGCCCAGATGAAGGTGGCAGGCGAGATCGACTACCTGGAGTCGCTGGGGATCCCCGCCCCGGTATACCTGGTCATGCCGCGCATCCTCGGTGTCGCCAGCGCCGTGCTGGTCCTCGCCATCTACTTCGAGTTCGCCGCCGTTTTGGGGGGATTCCTGGTCGCCTCGCTAGGGTGGCACGTGCCGTGGGAGCAGTACTCGCAGGGGGTGTTTTCGGTGCTGACCATCACGGAACTCGCGGTCTCGCTGGTTAAAAGCGCCCTTTTCGGCCTCTTCATCGGCGCCATCTGCTGCCGCCAGGGGCTCAAGGTGGGGCGCAGCGTGACCCAGATACCGCAGGCCGCCACCAGGGCCGTGATGCAGAGTCTTTTCCTGCTCTTCATCATCGACGGCGTGGTGTCGCTCTTTTTCCTTTTGTAG
- a CDS encoding 3',5'-cyclic-nucleotide phosphodiesterase, which translates to MRLRVLGCSGAEFPGHSPSAFLIDDSLLLDAGTVGAVLSEEEQWRIKDILVTHSHLDHIRGIPLLADNIVVSGISRTVQVRGTTEVLAALGSHLMNGVIWPDFTRIPTPEAPVLRYQPVVVEAPFQVGDYQVLACPVNHPVPAVGYRVSRGGASLLYTGDTGPTARIWELAGELAALIVEVSFPSEMEEIALLTGHLTPALLGIELAKLPKLPSRILITHLKPQYYDRIKDELEALRLPGVELLRGGNVYDL; encoded by the coding sequence GTGAGATTACGCGTATTAGGATGTTCAGGCGCCGAATTCCCCGGACACAGCCCATCGGCTTTTCTGATCGACGACTCTTTGCTCCTCGACGCCGGGACCGTGGGGGCCGTGCTCAGCGAGGAGGAGCAGTGGCGCATCAAGGACATCCTGGTGACCCATTCGCACCTGGACCATATCCGCGGCATCCCGCTTCTGGCCGACAACATAGTCGTTTCCGGAATCTCCCGGACCGTCCAGGTCCGCGGCACGACCGAAGTCCTCGCGGCCCTCGGCAGCCACCTGATGAACGGCGTGATCTGGCCCGACTTCACCCGCATCCCCACCCCTGAGGCGCCGGTGCTGCGCTACCAGCCGGTCGTGGTCGAGGCGCCCTTCCAGGTCGGCGACTACCAGGTGCTCGCCTGCCCCGTGAATCACCCAGTCCCGGCCGTCGGTTACCGGGTGAGCAGGGGAGGGGCTTCCCTTCTCTACACCGGCGACACCGGCCCCACCGCGCGCATCTGGGAGCTGGCCGGGGAACTGGCGGCGCTGATCGTCGAGGTCTCCTTCCCGAGCGAGATGGAGGAGATAGCGCTCCTCACCGGGCACCTGACGCCGGCGCTCCTGGGCATAGAGCTGGCGAAACTCCCGAAGCTCCCGTCCCGCATCCTGATCACCCACCTGAAACCGCAGTACTACGACCGGATCAAGGACGAACTGGAGGCGCTGCGTCTTCCGGGCGTCGAACTGTTGCGCGGCGGGAACGTCTATGACCTTTAG
- a CDS encoding CHASE2 domain-containing protein: protein MKRTRIFLAIALLASLFSLGLYRSQFAFIEQVDLRLRDARFRVRGAVAPGPEVAVVAVDNKSVKEVGRWPWSREVTARLIENLSAYGAKVIALDMVFSEPQGEVPDRTLARAVASSPNLVMGYFFRNEMQQIDPLALEQLSNAKVKFLKLEEGVTSVPLTEFASLDANLPSVAGGAREFGFFNQIPDYDGLFRKAPLLLLYDGDIYPSLGLLGLSRYLDKPVLVDVAPFGVRSVAVGDLPLSVNEQGRLALNYYGGTASFPTISAVDVIEKKVPAQALKGKLVFVGVTETGIYDMRATPFDPALPGVEIHATVAANALDHRFLIRDGRTLGLEMGCMFLLPLLLALLLNTTPRTMVGLAYFSLLSGGYLVLNYLLFKHASLDLSFIYPLSPVIFTYVGAEAYRNLVIEKRGRYLKKAFGSYVSPDLVDKIVKNPDLLKLGGEKREVSILFSDIRGFTTLSESLSPEELVRLLNDYLSPMTRIVMEEKGTLDKFIGDAVMAIYNAPLDVPDHAGHACRSAVKMLERLELLNQEFAKRGVPQISIGIGISTGEAVVGNMGADIRFDYTAIGDTVNLSARLEGLTKFYGVQVLVSEATKAHAGDGFRFRKVDLVRVKGKHEPVAVYQLLTGELKFQAQFEASLALYRAGEFASACEGFAAIAATGDKVSELYLSRCREFAAVPPPEGWDGVYVAQTK, encoded by the coding sequence ATGAAGCGAACCCGCATCTTCCTCGCCATAGCGCTCTTGGCGTCCCTTTTCTCCCTGGGGCTTTACCGCAGCCAGTTCGCCTTCATCGAGCAGGTCGACCTGCGGCTGCGCGACGCGAGGTTTCGGGTGCGGGGAGCGGTGGCGCCGGGGCCGGAGGTGGCGGTGGTCGCCGTGGACAACAAGAGCGTGAAGGAGGTGGGGCGCTGGCCTTGGTCCCGCGAGGTCACGGCCCGGCTGATAGAGAACCTCTCCGCCTATGGCGCCAAGGTGATCGCGCTCGACATGGTCTTCTCCGAGCCCCAGGGGGAGGTCCCGGACCGGACCCTGGCGCGGGCGGTGGCGTCTTCTCCGAACCTCGTCATGGGGTACTTCTTCCGCAACGAGATGCAGCAGATCGACCCGCTCGCCCTGGAGCAACTCTCTAACGCCAAGGTGAAGTTCTTGAAACTGGAGGAGGGGGTCACTTCGGTGCCGCTCACCGAATTTGCGAGCCTGGACGCCAATCTCCCCTCTGTGGCGGGCGGCGCCCGCGAGTTCGGCTTTTTCAACCAGATTCCCGATTACGACGGGCTGTTCAGGAAGGCGCCGCTTTTGCTCCTTTACGACGGCGACATCTACCCGTCGCTGGGGCTTTTGGGGCTCAGCCGCTACCTCGACAAGCCGGTCCTGGTCGACGTGGCGCCGTTCGGGGTCCGTTCGGTGGCGGTGGGGGACCTCCCGCTGTCGGTGAACGAGCAGGGGCGCCTGGCTCTCAACTACTACGGGGGGACAGCGAGTTTTCCCACCATCTCCGCGGTGGATGTGATCGAGAAGAAGGTCCCGGCGCAGGCGCTCAAGGGGAAGCTGGTATTTGTCGGCGTGACCGAGACCGGCATCTACGACATGCGCGCCACCCCCTTCGACCCGGCCTTACCCGGGGTCGAGATCCACGCCACCGTCGCGGCAAACGCGCTGGACCACCGTTTCCTGATCCGCGACGGAAGGACGCTGGGGCTGGAGATGGGGTGCATGTTCCTGTTGCCGCTGCTTTTGGCCCTGCTGCTCAACACCACCCCCCGCACCATGGTCGGGCTCGCCTATTTCTCCCTTCTAAGCGGCGGGTACCTGGTCCTCAACTACCTCCTTTTCAAACACGCCTCGCTGGACCTGAGTTTCATCTACCCGCTCTCTCCGGTGATATTCACCTACGTCGGGGCCGAGGCGTACCGAAACCTCGTCATCGAGAAGCGGGGGAGGTACCTGAAGAAGGCGTTCGGCAGCTACGTCTCTCCCGACCTCGTCGACAAGATCGTCAAGAACCCGGACCTGCTGAAATTGGGGGGGGAGAAGCGCGAGGTGAGCATCCTCTTCTCCGACATCAGGGGCTTCACCACCCTCTCCGAATCGCTTTCTCCTGAGGAGCTGGTGCGGCTTTTGAACGACTACCTCTCCCCCATGACCCGGATCGTGATGGAGGAGAAGGGGACGCTGGACAAGTTCATCGGCGATGCGGTAATGGCGATCTACAACGCGCCGCTCGACGTTCCCGACCATGCCGGGCATGCCTGCCGCAGCGCGGTGAAGATGCTGGAGCGGCTTGAGCTCTTGAACCAGGAGTTCGCCAAGCGGGGGGTGCCGCAGATCTCCATCGGCATCGGCATCAGCACAGGCGAGGCGGTCGTCGGCAACATGGGAGCCGACATCCGCTTCGACTACACCGCCATCGGGGATACGGTCAACCTCTCCGCCCGCCTTGAAGGGCTCACCAAGTTCTACGGGGTCCAGGTCCTCGTGAGCGAGGCGACCAAGGCCCATGCAGGCGACGGCTTCCGGTTTCGCAAGGTGGACCTGGTGCGGGTCAAAGGGAAGCACGAGCCGGTCGCCGTGTACCAGCTCCTGACCGGGGAGCTAAAGTTCCAGGCGCAGTTCGAGGCCTCCCTTGCGCTTTACCGGGCCGGCGAGTTCGCCTCTGCCTGCGAAGGTTTCGCCGCCATCGCGGCCACGGGCGACAAGGTGTCGGAGCTTTATCTCTCGCGCTGCCGCGAGTTCGCCGCAGTGCCCCCCCCGGAAGGGTGGGACGGCGTGTACGTGGCGCAGACGAAGTAG